CTGGGCACAGGACCTCGTGGACTACGTCCCGCGACTCGAAGCAGCATTCGCGTCGCAGGAGCCGGCGCACGCTCCCGCTGCCCCGCGCGGATGAGACATCGGGCGGCAGGCCGCCCGGTCGGCCCCTGACGCCCGGATGACCCCGGCGCACCCGATCCCACCCTCCGCGCAGAGCGGCCAGGGCCGTTCCGCGCTGCGCACATTCCTGTCGACACAGACACCGTCCCGAACAGTAAGGAATGCCCTGTGACACCCACCCCGCTTCCAAGACCCTCGGTTCCCTGCCTGCGAGTGATAGCCGCCGTCCTGGCGACCTGCTGCGTCGCTCTGGGGCTCATGCTGTCCCCGGCCACGACGGCCAAGGCCCACGCGGCGGAGAACTGCGCTTCCCCGCTCCAGTGTGTGACCTTCACGTCCCAGAGCAATGGCCGCACGCTCGACGTGCAGAACGGCTCGACCGGTGACGGGGCCATCATCGTCACCAACTCAGCGCCCGGCTACCACCAGACCTGGCGTCTGAGTGTCGATTCGTCCGACTCGTCCTTCAACATTGTGAACAACACGACGGGCAAGTGCATCGACCTCAGCTGGCCGGCCCTGCGCCAGCAGACCTGCAAGGGCCAGCAGAGCCAGAAGTGGTACTTCCAGCCGGTCGCGGGGGCCGACAAGGCTTTCATGATCCGTAACCAGAGCGACAACTCGTGCATCGATCTCATCGCCAGCGCCAATTACAACGACGCCTGGACCGGCAAGTCCAACTGCCACGGCGCGGCGAACCAGCGGTGGACCACCACCACGGAGGCCCAGAACCTGGCCGTGGACCACGCCGCCAAGCAGTGCCAGAAGGACACGTCCAGTTGCACTTGGGCAGTGAAGCGCACGGCCGCCGCGGCTCCTCTGCCGAAGGTCTGCGTGTCGTCGGTCTGGTACAACAACACCAGCGAGCCCATCGCCCAGGGTTTCTCGGTGACCGACATGACCGGCTGGAGCAACACGATCGGGACCCACATGTCGACGGCGCTCCACGCCGGGTCCATGCCGGGAGTGATGGCGGTCGTCAGCTCGCAACTGGACCTCATTCAGGTCTGGCAGGGCTCCAAGACCGTCAACAACACGGTCACGGTCTCCGTACCCCCCAAGCAGTACGGCTGGGTGACCCTGTCGGTGCTGGCGAAGAAGGTGACCGGCACCTGGACGTTCGACGCGCACGGGCTCCCCTGGACGGCTGAGGACACCATCACCGTCCCCCTCAAGGACGACCCCACCGGCGGCGCCACCATGTACGTCGCGAACACCAGCCCGACCTTCACCTCCTGCTCCTGACCGCTCGGTCCTGTTGCCCGGCCGGGGCTGGGCAACAGGCGGCTTTCCGAAGACAATTCGGGGAGTTCACCGAGATGGCCGCGCCTGCGTGCGCCATCCCCGAGCCCCCCAAGGGAGTGACCGGTGCCGACAGAAGTCCCTTTATGGCTGACCCCGAACGAAGCGGCCTCTGGCGTCATCAGAGTGGTCGACCTTCCGACAGGCTCGGTCAACCTGCGCATTCCACCTGTTCGGGACAACAGCCTCATCAAGGTCTCCACCGCTACGGGCGAGACGACCTTCATCCGTATCCGTGTCACCGACGCGCAG
The window above is part of the Streptomyces syringium genome. Proteins encoded here:
- a CDS encoding RICIN domain-containing protein, translated to MIAAVLATCCVALGLMLSPATTAKAHAAENCASPLQCVTFTSQSNGRTLDVQNGSTGDGAIIVTNSAPGYHQTWRLSVDSSDSSFNIVNNTTGKCIDLSWPALRQQTCKGQQSQKWYFQPVAGADKAFMIRNQSDNSCIDLIASANYNDAWTGKSNCHGAANQRWTTTTEAQNLAVDHAAKQCQKDTSSCTWAVKRTAAAAPLPKVCVSSVWYNNTSEPIAQGFSVTDMTGWSNTIGTHMSTALHAGSMPGVMAVVSSQLDLIQVWQGSKTVNNTVTVSVPPKQYGWVTLSVLAKKVTGTWTFDAHGLPWTAEDTITVPLKDDPTGGATMYVANTSPTFTSCS